The Exiguobacterium acetylicum genome includes a window with the following:
- a CDS encoding DUF2785 domain-containing protein, with amino-acid sequence MARTEQQLKELLQQDVSVTPALLDELLLHIGSTDPELRDGLVYPQLATYIALESFTIEEANRIFDFLLSGHGLMYRMGTSDTTAVLTRSFSALALAELLVMDKTRHVLTQDQLDRLSTYLQTYLEQERDVRGFIDGSGWAHSMAYIADVYTVWFTHPASRPQEEIGAIDAMIRQLTRSDYLYIDEEADRMVTAWLQACRHGLSEDLLLQRIERNIKEWLESDVTWGDAEWTTYRNVKQMLQTLYFRLKWEEMTGSTRVEDWLRKVHQRTHGG; translated from the coding sequence ATGGCTCGAACGGAACAACAGCTAAAAGAACTGCTTCAACAAGACGTGAGCGTAACACCTGCGTTACTCGATGAGTTACTTTTACATATTGGTTCGACGGATCCTGAGTTGCGGGATGGATTGGTCTATCCGCAGTTAGCGACCTACATCGCATTAGAGTCATTTACGATAGAAGAGGCCAATCGGATTTTCGATTTTCTTTTAAGCGGGCATGGATTGATGTATCGGATGGGAACGTCGGATACAACCGCTGTTCTGACGCGATCGTTTTCAGCTTTGGCACTTGCTGAGCTGTTAGTGATGGATAAAACCCGGCACGTCCTGACGCAAGATCAGCTGGATCGGCTGTCCACTTACTTACAAACCTATTTGGAGCAAGAAAGAGATGTCCGCGGATTCATTGACGGGTCTGGATGGGCACATAGTATGGCGTATATCGCCGATGTTTATACGGTCTGGTTTACGCATCCAGCCAGTCGTCCGCAGGAGGAAATCGGAGCGATCGATGCGATGATTCGTCAATTGACGCGATCTGATTATCTCTACATCGATGAAGAAGCAGACCGGATGGTGACGGCATGGTTGCAAGCTTGTCGTCATGGACTGTCGGAAGACCTCCTATTGCAACGAATCGAACGTAATATTAAGGAATGGCTTGAGAGTGACGTGACATGGGGTGATGCGGAGTGGACGACGTATCGTAACGTCAAACAGATGCTACAGACACTCTATTTCCGACTGAAATGGGAAGAAATGACGGGAAGTACACGTGTAGAGGACTGGTTAAGAAAAGTGCATCAGCGAACGCACGGAGGATGA
- a CDS encoding proline dehydrogenase family protein produces the protein MEKVLRDGFIFLSQNKTLNGLAKRYGLKFGASRFVAGDSLEASKRAIQELNAKGLCVTMDHLGEFISTVAEAEMMTQECIRAVEMIAEEKLDSQLSLKLTSLGLDISDDLIRSNMERILTRAKELGVFVTIDMEDEPRCEKTIQLFEELRQSFDNIGTVIQSYLYRSEDDIKRVGRFETNLRIVKGAYKEPATVAFPEKEDVDHNYIKLVKLQLSLGNYAAVATHDDAMIEQIIRYAKENGIEKDQFEFQMLFGIRVERQLELVKQGYKVRVYVPYGRDWYGYFMRRLAERPANVAFVLKGMVKG, from the coding sequence ATGGAAAAAGTACTACGGGATGGTTTTATCTTCTTATCGCAAAACAAGACATTGAACGGTCTCGCCAAGCGATACGGGCTTAAATTCGGAGCAAGTCGCTTCGTGGCAGGGGATTCATTGGAAGCATCAAAACGGGCGATCCAGGAATTGAACGCAAAAGGATTATGCGTCACGATGGACCATTTAGGGGAGTTCATCTCCACGGTAGCAGAAGCAGAGATGATGACACAAGAATGTATTCGTGCGGTAGAGATGATTGCGGAAGAAAAATTAGACTCGCAACTCTCGTTGAAACTGACATCACTTGGACTCGATATCTCGGACGACTTGATTCGCTCGAACATGGAGCGGATCTTAACACGGGCGAAAGAACTTGGTGTCTTTGTCACGATCGATATGGAAGATGAGCCACGTTGTGAAAAGACGATTCAATTGTTTGAAGAATTGCGCCAATCTTTCGATAACATCGGAACAGTCATCCAGTCATACCTGTACCGTTCGGAAGATGATATCAAACGTGTCGGACGTTTCGAGACGAATCTCCGGATCGTCAAAGGGGCATACAAAGAGCCGGCAACGGTGGCGTTCCCAGAAAAAGAAGACGTCGACCACAACTACATCAAGCTCGTGAAATTACAATTATCACTCGGAAACTATGCTGCGGTCGCAACGCATGACGATGCGATGATCGAGCAAATCATCCGTTACGCTAAAGAAAACGGAATCGAAAAAGACCAGTTCGAATTCCAGATGTTATTCGGCATTCGGGTCGAGCGTCAACTCGAACTCGTCAAACAAGGCTATAAAGTCCGTGTCTACGTTCCTTACGGACGTGACTGGTACGGTTACTTCATGCGCCGCTTAGCAGAACGACCGGCAAACGTTGCTTTCGTTCTTAAAGGAATGGTTAAAGGATAA
- a CDS encoding TVP38/TMEM64 family protein has protein sequence MKKLRLRDWLPLTLYFMFGLGLLLYFRLSGMLEQFDIQALSDWVRDQGLTGMLLYVLAYTVRPLVFFPASLLTLFGGYTYGPWLGTLLDVIGAGTGGLLSFWIARLLGRRGVEKLIGKGKIQGLDERIATNGFLVVLVVRLIPLFPFDAISYASGLSKIRFKQFAIANYLGIIPGAFVYNNIGSSLRDPFSWQFFVAIGLYVLFFTVGLVAQRILKNKRNKERM, from the coding sequence ATGAAGAAACTACGGCTTCGGGACTGGCTCCCGCTCACGCTGTATTTTATGTTTGGTCTTGGGTTGCTCCTGTACTTCCGGCTGTCTGGAATGCTGGAGCAATTCGACATTCAAGCATTGTCTGATTGGGTACGGGATCAAGGTCTGACCGGGATGTTGCTTTATGTGCTCGCGTACACGGTGCGACCACTCGTCTTTTTCCCGGCTAGTTTACTAACGTTGTTCGGTGGCTATACGTATGGTCCGTGGCTCGGCACATTACTCGACGTCATTGGTGCCGGTACTGGTGGCTTGCTCAGCTTTTGGATCGCCCGGCTGCTCGGTCGCCGTGGTGTCGAAAAGTTGATCGGGAAAGGGAAGATACAGGGACTTGACGAACGGATTGCAACGAACGGCTTTCTCGTTGTCTTAGTCGTCCGGTTGATTCCATTGTTTCCGTTTGATGCGATCAGTTACGCGTCAGGTCTCTCGAAAATCCGCTTCAAACAGTTCGCCATCGCCAATTATCTCGGGATCATTCCCGGTGCGTTCGTTTACAACAATATCGGTTCAAGCCTTCGTGATCCATTCTCTTGGCAATTTTTCGTTGCGATTGGATTGTATGTCTTATTCTTTACCGTAGGACTTGTTGCCCAACGGATTCTCAAAAATAAACGAAATAAAGAGCGTATGTAA